In a single window of the Coffea eugenioides isolate CCC68of chromosome 3, Ceug_1.0, whole genome shotgun sequence genome:
- the LOC113766786 gene encoding probable disease resistance protein At5g43730, translated as MSVPKPVGPSVSAAHGTSADVFLHKNHRRRHVIDLPHNFKTLKDQVDSLRARWKVVSDDINHQSATRQRNDNHGACHSEIEWILKYYQENIVNRYKKLVGIESGGNQTPVHELSAASKGWKNKFRNPTFYKLAKLDKDVLKFATEVTNLENKITLEHVTSRINPEIVVRQSAKELTHVPSHQTVLDSLFIDGLVRCKRIIIHGEPQVGKTNILRNLNNRLVQCPPGLELDYVIWVTFPTHLPEPEDIITDIQDKILQRLGLNGQSSGSGKKVVIFRALHEKSYLLLFDGFSSSIELEDIGISEEHVHGKVIIEAKDPYLLRNFPVDKAIKLERLPPQDSRKLFDKIIDDETLCEQNTVLADLIVKELGGLPGVITSVAGQLKINKRVQFWEGMIRRLKADIWDNNLLELAGLAAVKLAFDTAYSKLKENDRKCILYAALFPKDFTIPIDILVECWKAEEFLWCPIPTLSHARREGACVLKQLIELNLLEKCFEHHVKMPIIYRRLALETPFPGEKNATSFVRSGPEIDRHLKDKEWEMARRVCLIQSQLEELPASPKCEGMSTLFLQLNPNLTSIEEPFFRRMQNLRVLDLHSKGIKLLPPSISYLMSLRSLYLNNCCDLTVLPPEIVKLKKLEVLDIRGTSIHCLPEEISSLFGLRCLRFSFVLEACNPNPELERTWLIFSPGMSDQLDKLEELTIVLVNGSNDGIVDRIKAEVLEFENKNNQFKLILHRPSQSVDQGNLVQLKGKAVYLPNPSVPASHAHEPTTGNQSPRSDIKSCVLRMNIHCDGCKQKIKKTLLKIDGVYAVKMDVDQQKVTVTGNVDPATLIRKLARAGKRAELWGAQKGGGGAFNLNNQVKNMQIDNFKGGEDNTRREGGNKKKPGRGGSGGDNKKNESKDDAVRDYPALPPPPGILEHYPPDYHPHYPAPMQYPYPPPVQAYYAALPADYAGSAEEDPNACVIC; from the exons ATGTCAGTTCCAAAGCCAGTTGGGCCATCCGTTTCAGCTGCACACGGGACTTCTGCAGACGTCTTTCTGCACAAAAATCACAGGAGAAGGCATGTCATAGATTTACCCCACAATTTTAAAACACTAAAAGATCAAGTGGATAGTCTCCGTGCACGTTGGAAGGTCGTCAGTGACGATATAAATCATCAATCAGCGACCAGGCAGAGAAACGATAATCATGGAGCTTGTCATAGTGAAATAGAGTGGATATTGAAATATTACCAAGAGAATATTGTCAACCGGTACAAAAAGCTAGTTGGAATTGAATCAGGTGGAAACCAAACCCCAGTCCATGAATTGTCAGCCGCTTCCAAAGGTTGGAAGAACAAATTTCGTAACCCAACATTCTACAAGCTTGCAAAGCTGGATAAAGACGTTCTCAAGTTTGCGACTGAAGTCACCAATCTGGAAAATAAGATTACACTTGAGCATGTTACTAGTCGGATAAATCCAGAAATTGTTGTAAGACAGAGTGCTAAAGAACTAACTCATGTGCCTTCACATCAAACGGTCCTTGATAGCCTTTTCATTGATGGCCTGGTGCGCTGCAAGAGGATTATCATCCACGGAGAACCACAAGTTGGAAAAACAAATATTTTGAGAAACTTGAATAACCGGTTGGTTCAATGCCCTCCTGGCCTGGAATTGGACTATGTCATTTGGGTGACCTTTCCAACTCATCTGCCGGAGCCAGAGGACATCATCACTGACATACAAGACAAAATTCTTCAACGTCTGGGCTTAAATGGGCAGAgcagtggaagtgggaaaaaaGTAGTAATATTTAGAGCACTGCATGAGAAATCATATTTGCTGCTTTTTGACGGGTTCTCTTCCTCAATTGAGCTTGAGGACATTGGAATCTCTGAAGAACATGTGCACGGGAAAGTCATCATTGAAGCTAAAGATCCATATCTCCTGAGGAATTTTCCAGTCGACAAAGCAATCAAATTAGAGAGGTTACCACCCCAAGATTCAAGGAAATTGTTTGATAAGATCATTGATGATGAAACACTTTGTGAACAAAACACAGTTCTAGCTGACTTGATTGTTAAGGAGCTTGGTGGGCTTCCAGGGGTGATCACATCTGTAGCTGGGCAGCTGAAAATTAATAAACGAGTACAATTTTGGGAAGGTATGATTCGAAGATTGAAAGCAGATATTTGGGACAATAATCTTCTGGAATTGGCAGGTTTGGCAGCAGTAAAATTGGCTTTTGATACAGCTTATAGTAAATTGAAAGAGAATGATCGAAAGTGCATACTTTATGCAGCATTGTTTCCAAAAGACTTCACAATTCCGATAGATATTTTGGTCGAATGTTGGAAAGCTGAAGAGTTTCTATGGTGTCCTATTCCTACACTCTCTCACGCACGAAGAGAAGGAGCGTGTGTACTCAAACAGctgattgagcttaatctcttaGAGAAGTGTTTTGAACACCATGTCAAGATGCCAATAATCTATAGGAGACTTGCACTTGAAACACCTTTCCCTGGGGAGAAAAATGCAACGTCCTTTGTCAGGTCGGGTCCAGAGATAGACAGACACCTAAAAGACAAAGAATGGGAGATGGCCAGAAGGGTGTGTTTGATACAAAGCCAATTAGAGGAATTACCTGCGAGCCCGAAATGTGAGGGCATGTCAACACTATTTCTGCAACTTAACCCAAACTTGACAAGCATTGAGGAACCGTTCTTCAGAAGGATGCAGAACCTTCGAGTTTTGGACCTGCACAGCAAAGGAATAAAATTGTTGCCTCCCTCTATCTCCTACTTGATGTCACTCCGGAGTTTATACCTCAACAATTGCTGTGACTTAACCGTGCTGCCACCTGAAATAGTGAAACTCAAGAagcttgaagttcttgatattCGAGGCACCTCAATCCATTGTTTGCCCGAAGAGATCAGCAGTTTGTTTGGCCTTAGGTGCTTGAGGTTTTCATTTGTCCTTGAAGCATGCAATCCCAATCCGGAGCTAGAACGGACATGGCTGATATTTTCCCCCGGAATGTCTGACCAGCTTGACAAGCTCGAGGAGTTGACTATTGTCTTAGTAAATGGAAGCAATGACGGCATTGTTGATCGAATAAAGGCAGAGGTGCTTGAATTTGAGAACAAAAATAACCAGTTTAAGTTAATTCTTCATAGGCCGTCCCAATCAGTGGACCAAGGGAATCTCGTTCAACTAAAGGGAAAGGCAGTATACCTTCCGAATCCAAGTGTTCCTGCAAGTCATGCTCATGAGCCAACAACAGGAAACCAGTCTCCGAGATCAGACATCAAG AGTTGTGTTCTCAGAATGAACATCCATTGTGATGGTTGCAAGCAAAAGATCAAAAAGACATTGCTGAAAATTGATG GAGTTTATGCTGTTAAAATGGATGTAGACCAACAAAAAGTTACTGTGACAGGAAATGTTGATCCAGCTACACTGATAAGGAAGCTTGCCAGGGCTGGAAAGCGCGCAGAATTGTGGGGAGCACAGAAAGGCGGGGGTGGTGCATTCAACTTGAACAACCAGGTCAAGAATATGCAAATTGATAACTTTAAAGGTGGGGAAGATAACACAAGACGGGAG GGTGGGAACAAAAAGAAGCCAGGAAGAGGTGGTAGTGGTGGAGATAACAAGAAGAACGAATCAAAAGATGATGCCGTGAGAGACTACCCGGCTCTTCCCCCGCCACCAGGTATTTTGGAACATTACCCACCGGACTACCACCCACACTACCCGGCACCGATGCAATATCCGTACCCGCCACCCGTGCAGGCATACTACGCTGCACTGCCGGCAGACTACGCCGGGAGTGCGGAGGAGGATCCAAATGCTTGTGTCATATGCTAA